The following DNA comes from Rhodopirellula bahusiensis.
AACCTTCATCGAATCCGGCATCGTCATTTGTCGGAACGCATCAATGCTGTCCCCTTCGGATCGTTATGAGTACTTGCTTTCATGGGTGACCCCAACGATCAGTCATCCCGGATTTCGGGTGACCGCGGATTTCTCAGCGGCTGGCGCGCCGAATTGGGTGCGCGCGAGCGACAGAGACGGAGCTGAGTATTCCGAACACCCAACGATTGTTTCTCCGGCTGTCGATTTGATCCGATTGGCGAGACAGCTTGAATCGTCGGACGCGTTACGTCGGCGAATTACCAATTGCCCAGCCACATCGCCACGGATGAAACGCAATCAACTCACGCTACTCGCTTTGATTGCTATGCAACAAGGCGATGCGGCGCGTGCGGAACAGCATTTAGAACATCTGGTAGAGGCGGTTCGAACGGATGAGTCAATTTCGGACGAAATCGGATACGAAACTTTACTGCTCGCAGACGAAGCGGCTCGATCAAACCCTTCCAGCCTTGCGGTTCGCGAACTCGTTTTGTTCGTCATTCTTGCTCGTCAGAAGGATTACGTTCGTCCCGCTTGGATTCGACATTTGGTTGCGGCGCGAGCGAAAATGGACGGATCAACAGCGGAAGGCTCGTTGGGGCACGAAGTGAGTCCTCAGTGGTACATCGCGAGTCGTGAACGAGCCTTTGAACACGGCAATGCGTTCCCGCTTCCATCCCCAATCATTGGTACCGGTCACTATCGCAACTTGTGGAACTACGGTGACGAGTATCTCTTTTATCAATCGCCGCTGCGTGGTTCGTTTACGATTGACGCGCTCGCGACAGGGTTCGGCTACCAGGAGGCTGAACTGATGGTTGGTGGATACTGGGCTGGCCTCGTTTTCGACCATGAACAATGCCTCACTGGCAATATTCGCGAGGAACTTAGCCGCCATAACATCGGGCGGCCTCTCACGGACACTGGTAGCTATGGGTATCTGCGTACAAGAGTGGACGTCCGCGACGGCACTGCAACCACGTCAATCAGTGGCCGAACAATTCACCAGCAGCCGATCGCAGATTCGGCCGATCCGTGGGTTGCGATTCGTACGAACTACCGTATCCAAGGTGGCGTGGATAACTTGAGGATCTCGGGCAATCCCGTTATTCCAGATAGTCTCGAGATGATTGATTCCGAAGAACTGCTGGGTTGGTATGACTACTTTCAAGCACCTGGGAAAACCGATCATCCGCTCGCCAATTGGTCCGCTGAAATTGGCACGGAGATTGGTTCGTCGGTCATCCGTGAAATCTCAGATCCACAGGTCACTCGGCTTCCCAATGGGAGTCATGACGAGCATCTTCTACGTTATATGCGGCCGATGGTTGAGAACGGTACTATCGAATATGAGTTTTGGTACGAGCCCGGCAAAACAATGGCGCACCCGGCGCTCGGCCGAAACTGTTTTTTGATCCGTGAAGACGGAGTTGGCTTGCATCGGCTGACCGACGGCAGGTTCGATCGAAGTGAATTACGTCCCGGAAACGAACGGAGCATTGACGCGCAGTCCGGGTCGCCCCCTCCGCTGCAGTCAAACGCGTGGAACCAACTGAGCCTCTCGCGTCGCGGTGATCAGATCCGGCTGCATCTGAACGGCGTTTTGATTTGTGAGTCCAAAATAGAACCGTCAACCGTGCCACCGTCTTTCGGCTTATTTCACTTCGCCGACCAAACTTCGCTGCGCGTCCGCAATCCGCGATGGGAAGGAGATTGGCCAAAGGAGCTTCCTTCCAGGGATGCACAACAGTTGGCTGCAAAGACCGAGAGCTTTCTCAAATGGACGTCGACCAATCCTGGGGAAGAAATGCGGCACCGGTTTGATGGATCTTCAATGATGACAGGATCGTTCGCGCAACCGCACGGCGACCCGACGAGAACAGTCAACGCGACCGATCGGGGTTTGGTGGTCAGGCAGTCGAGCGACGCCGGTTTTCGCGGTGCCTACGTGGCTCCGACGATCGAAGTGGGCGGCGACTTCGACGTTATCGTGTCATACGATCAATTTCAATGTGATTCGTTGCTCGAACGGGTCGGCAGCGTTCGCGTCCGGGTCATAGCCGACTCCATCGGCAGCGATGAGGCGATGATCCAAAGAGTCGAAGATCGTAGAAATGCGCACTTGATTCAGTGCATGAAGATGTTCACCACCGAGGGCAACCAACGGCGTCGCTATTTTGGTCAGGTTCCATGCGATGGAGATTCCGGAAGGATGAAGTTATCGAGACGTGGCGATACGATCCACTACTCGGCGGCCGATGGCGAATCCGACTATTTCTACTATCTGGGGAAAGAGTCATTCGTTGTCGACGATCTGGTTCGATTGGGGATTCAGCTCGGCGTGGACATTGAAGGCCCGGCAGGAAAAGTTAGCGGTCGATTCACTGAAATGTACGTTCGTGCCGAACATCTTGGCGGAAACACCGGGATCGACGAAATTGCAACCATCCAATCTTTGAACCAAAACGTCGCTCAACTGCCAGATTCGTTCTCACACGACTTCACCGAATCACCCCAAACAAGAACAGCGTTTTCCCACTGGGGAAACTCTATCAAGTCGGACGAAGGACTAAAAGTCACTTCGCCGGGAACGGATGATTGGACTAGCGCTGGGCTTGCTTTTCCAAATGCCATCGCGGGTGATTTTGATATCTCACTTGAATTCGCAACGGTCAAATTTCCAAAACCTGCCAAAGACCAAAATACACAAGTTCTTTTAGAAGTCGAATTGAGTGACAAAGACCGGACACAGATCAGCGCAACCTTGACAAAAACTGACGAAAACACTGTCGCCGCACAGGCGCTTGCGAGAATGAAGTACGACGGACGTTTTCTGTACCAAGTCATCGGCAATCAAGCCATCGACGACGTGAACGTTCTTCGTGTCGTGCGTCGTGGATCGCAAGTTTTCTGTGTCGCGGGACACGGTCCCGGTCAATCCGAGTCGATCATCGGTACCATGGTGACTTCGCAACTGCCGATCGATCCGAACAACGTTCGCGTGATGCTGCATACCGGTGGCGTGGGCCGAACGTCGCAGATGATCGTTCAATCAATCCGAGTGAAAGCGGCAAACATAGCAAGTGTCCGACCATATGGAATCATCCAGTCTTCGACACCAGTATCTCAGCCCGAAATACCGAATGAGCCGTGATCCCTAACCTCCCAACTCTTTGATTCTCTTCGAAAAATCTCTCCCAATGTTGCTCACCATGGCGCAGGGCGATTGCACGGGAAATCAAGGGCTGAAAACGACTTTTTCCATGTAGCTGTCGTCCCATTCCGCAGTGAGGCGTTTGTTTTTCACGCCACACTTGGCTGTCTTCTCTTGTTTTAGCAAACTGAGTGCGGTTCGCCTCAGCGTGCTGAAGTTCTC
Coding sequences within:
- a CDS encoding DUF1583 domain-containing protein, with protein sequence MLSPSDRYEYLLSWVTPTISHPGFRVTADFSAAGAPNWVRASDRDGAEYSEHPTIVSPAVDLIRLARQLESSDALRRRITNCPATSPRMKRNQLTLLALIAMQQGDAARAEQHLEHLVEAVRTDESISDEIGYETLLLADEAARSNPSSLAVRELVLFVILARQKDYVRPAWIRHLVAARAKMDGSTAEGSLGHEVSPQWYIASRERAFEHGNAFPLPSPIIGTGHYRNLWNYGDEYLFYQSPLRGSFTIDALATGFGYQEAELMVGGYWAGLVFDHEQCLTGNIREELSRHNIGRPLTDTGSYGYLRTRVDVRDGTATTSISGRTIHQQPIADSADPWVAIRTNYRIQGGVDNLRISGNPVIPDSLEMIDSEELLGWYDYFQAPGKTDHPLANWSAEIGTEIGSSVIREISDPQVTRLPNGSHDEHLLRYMRPMVENGTIEYEFWYEPGKTMAHPALGRNCFLIREDGVGLHRLTDGRFDRSELRPGNERSIDAQSGSPPPLQSNAWNQLSLSRRGDQIRLHLNGVLICESKIEPSTVPPSFGLFHFADQTSLRVRNPRWEGDWPKELPSRDAQQLAAKTESFLKWTSTNPGEEMRHRFDGSSMMTGSFAQPHGDPTRTVNATDRGLVVRQSSDAGFRGAYVAPTIEVGGDFDVIVSYDQFQCDSLLERVGSVRVRVIADSIGSDEAMIQRVEDRRNAHLIQCMKMFTTEGNQRRRYFGQVPCDGDSGRMKLSRRGDTIHYSAADGESDYFYYLGKESFVVDDLVRLGIQLGVDIEGPAGKVSGRFTEMYVRAEHLGGNTGIDEIATIQSLNQNVAQLPDSFSHDFTESPQTRTAFSHWGNSIKSDEGLKVTSPGTDDWTSAGLAFPNAIAGDFDISLEFATVKFPKPAKDQNTQVLLEVELSDKDRTQISATLTKTDENTVAAQALARMKYDGRFLYQVIGNQAIDDVNVLRVVRRGSQVFCVAGHGPGQSESIIGTMVTSQLPIDPNNVRVMLHTGGVGRTSQMIVQSIRVKAANIASVRPYGIIQSSTPVSQPEIPNEP